The Drosophila innubila isolate TH190305 chromosome 2L unlocalized genomic scaffold, UK_Dinn_1.0 4_B_2L, whole genome shotgun sequence genome segment atataaagattttattataaattttccaaTGTTATAGCACAATAACATTTCCTGTCATTCTTCTGAGCaaagaatttttataccctatcATATATGATATTATTCGTAAAAACCTCGATccgaaaatgttttttattcatCTTTTGTTATGCTCctagattgaagttttttctTTGGAGTCTGAAACGGACACGGAAAACAGTCAGACTTTTGATTCTTCTGTAAAAGCATTAATcgagttttaaattaagttgtaatgttatgtaaatttaataccTTTCTTTACATCGATTTGAAATATCATCTCATCACATTTTAGTGTCCACGCTTCATCAGaagttgtatttaaattatcttgGGTGGAAGTACGTCCattctttgtgttttttgatGATTGCACTTTTCTCGTGTGTATTCTAAGAACCATAGGGGTATAAATAAAGAGACTAGATGGAAAGAGCAATACTTACCTTTTATGTCTGGTTAAGGCATCTTTTCTAGCAAAAGATTTACCACAAACATCACAATTATTCTTGTTCTCACTGTGCGAGGCCGCATGCCTGGTAAGATTGTCCCTCCGCTGAAACATTTGATTACAGCCCTCGTATTCGCATGgatacacatatacattgCCATGCGTCGTTCTGTAATATACTAGTAAATTAGTAATTAAAGTTCTCGAAATGTGATTAATTTTGGAAACACTAGCAAAGGATATAGaagaaattatttgaaaatcaacatttagtacgaaaaacttgaATTCTAAGATTTCTTTACCAATCTTTCAGATTGTGTCTTTTATGTCATTATAATCTTTCtctttatttgaatttaccTATAGTGTCGTCGCAATGACTCGATTTTAGCAAACTGTTTTGGACAATCACTGCAACCAAATGTAACTGCGGGTGCATCTGgatcttctttttctttgtgtCTTTTCAAGTGTCGCGTTAATGCCGACTTAAACCAGAACGCCTTTTCGCATCCAGGGacattgcatttaaatgacTTGTTCTCAtccattttgtatttttaattgcagcaactatttcaatatttaatttccaaGAGACTCCTTCGAGATGACGCCACGTACAATGTTGTTTAATCTACGAATTAGGTGCTTTAATACCTGGCAACATCCTTATAATAGCCATTACCACTCACCTGTCAGTGTCACGTAGAGATCATTTCCAAGTCTTGGGTAGTATTACTATTAAACTTATTAGTTAAttctattttgtttgttttttgtttgtgtgcaaTCAATGGGCTGCCACCTAGTTAAAACTGCCACATGAAAGGGGAACCGATAGTTTTATGAAGTGTGGCAGCACTGACTCCCAgattaatattttgcaaaacAGACAATAGGTGGCGACACAAGTGGATCCGAAAGCTCGACATATTCAATTGAACTTAATCCGGTTccggttaaaaaaaattgcgggaaatttaaattttagttcatgcaaattttaaaatgcaataactttgaaattaatgttaattttgatgaaaatttaaaattcgaaattcaaaaaaaaaaatttataaattttaataaaggtttgaAGCTTGTCAACccaagttaaaaattttattcaaaaaaaaaaaaatataataaaattgagaaaattccaacaaaaattctgcaaaaatttaaaaagttttagcttcaaaaataaaaaaatttcaatttagccAAATTTTCGAAgttgcaactaaatttttttttttattaaattagaacaagctgccagatcgggaaattctGTATGGTGGCAGCTCCAATTTAAAAGGACTCCACCCCGCGAGAACTAACGGTGCTCTTTGAACAGAGCAGAATCGTTTcggaaaaatttttaacaattcgACTTTTCTTGAAATGGCCgacgaaacaaaaaagatCCCTTACATTTTGAATGGaggttatttaaaatcaaaaagcgAAAGGGCGAACACAAGGTCGTGGAGTGCGTGGAATTCAAATGTGAATTTGCAATAagtttgcaataaattaatttaataaattttttaaaataaaatttagactaaataaaaatgaaggtgattatttaattttatcacgGTTGATCTCAAaggcaattaaattgaaatcaaaaaaatttgcaagctAATTAAACTTGGTAGATTTGTTTTATTCGCACACAAGGGCATAGGAACAACAGTAAAGGTACTTTCCTACATTATATGGTACAAATTCGCTAAGATCCGTAAATGGATATCAAGAAATATTGGCAGTTaatgcatcatcatcattttcgATGGTCTGTGACTTTTCAGCAACAACTTGGGAATCATTGATATTTTGCTGCCTGGAATGCTCCTCGTATTTTTTGGCCTTGGCACGTCGTGATTTAATGAGTATGCCATGTCCCGGGCAGTCACAATCCTCCGCATAGCATTTGTCCCGACAGCAGATGCGACACAATCGAAACTCGCACTTGGAGCCCAGAGGATTAGCGCATTGTGTGCAATACTCAAGATGACGCTCGTGTCGCAGTTGGATTTGTGCGTCCGTTTTTGTGGGTCgccgctgtcgacgtcgtAGCTTCTTCATGCGTTTCCGGGAGATTTCATTGCCAGCATTGTCAAAGTACTGTCGTTTTGTGCGATTCGGATCGATAGCTTCGCGCTCCTTTTCGGCGATCTTCTGGCGGTGAGACTCGGGCGAAGCGCGAATATAAGGTTGACACAACCAAGGACGCAGCTAAAGAAAATAGattcttcattaaaaaaagagaTAAGAAAGTAGTTATAAATCTTACCTCCCCTGATTCGTCAGCGCACATGTTAAGCTCCATCTCTTCCGGCTCGTAGGAAACGCTACCTGTGTGATAGGCCTCGTATTTAGACTTCACTTTGGCCACAACACTGTGAAATTGCTCCAGTTGATTGGCCGTCGCCAGCTGTTCCCGCAGCCCCGAGTTCTGTCTTATATTCATGCtgtaaagttaaatatttgaaattaaggAATGATcttcacatatgtatgtatatatcacTATGCTTACATATGGTGAAAGAGCTTGAAGAGATGACCGCGTATATAGGAGGTAGGGCATGGATAAATATCCACAAATTCTAAGTACTCTGTGGCCATTTGCCAGACGGGCGGTGAGATGCCTTTAAATAAAGCGGGATTATGTAGATTTCCCTCGGCTGTCATGACACCATCAACGCCAGTCTCGTCCAGACAGCGATGCACATCCTCCAGACCCAAAATATTGCCATTGGCAAACATGGGTATCTTAATGTGCTGCCTCACATCCTTAATGTAACTCCAATCGGCAATGCCAGTGAGTGGACCCTTCTGTTCCCGTGTGCGTCCATGTACCGTAAGCAATTGACAGCCGGCAGCTTCCAGCATTTTAGCATACTTAATAGTCTTCTCTCGATCCTCAAAACGTCGTATTTTGCAGGTCACCGGTACAGAGAGCTTCTCATGCAGGGTGCGAACTGAAATAAGACaattaaactatataaattCCCCTTTTACTAGATTTGGTAGATTATACGGACTCACCAATTTGGGACAATAACTCCCACTCATCCTGCAGGAAAGAGCCGTAGTGTCCACGCTTGGCAATGGCCTGTGGACAGCCCAGATTAATGTCCACAGCATCGCAGTAATCCTGTGCCGCCAGCGCTGCCTCAAGTATCTGTTGTGGATCATTGCCACAGAACTGTATGATCAAAGGTCTATCCTCAGGACACGTTTGCAGTGCGTCCTTGCGATACTTGAGATCGTTGGCAAACAAATTGGCATGGAACATGGGCGAGTAGCAGAGCTGAGCACCATACCGACGACAGAGCATCCGCCACGCCAATTCACTTTGATCCACCATTGGGGCCACAACATAGCGCGGTGAGCCCAGCACGCGATGATAGAACTCATAGCCGGACAGTTTGTCGTTAGCTTCTCGATTGTCGTTCACCATTTCATTtggttgctgcaactgcaaatcaattcaaatattgcatttatgtttttgtttagaaATCAAAGCTATCAAATTATCAGTTAATTGTAGTTCCTTGAAATGTTATCGCAGGCTTGTAATGGGCTATCGCTATCGTTTCTTACCCTTCAAAATTACCCATTATTTTGGCAAACCCATATTCCAGTTATGTAATCGCAAATTTGTAACcagtaatatttattaagggGCATTTGTCAAAAGTTATCAGCTTATCTCTAAAATTGTATCGCAGCCATGTTATTTGTTAATCACAACGGATTGCTTACCCTTCGAAATTACCCACTATTTTTCCAATCCTTATTGCAATTATTCTATCGCAAAAATTGTAGTCAGTAATAGTTATCGATGATCATTTGACAAACACAAGGATTTGTAATCGTTATCGATCGGCGTTTGTCTTTCACAACCAGCTAACAGGATTCACTTGGCAATTCTCTAGTagtgatgaaaaaaaacatCGATGCATCGCGCatcgaaatttattttacgatGTTTCGCGATGATGCAtcgaaatttgacaaaaacatCGGTCGTTACGATTATGACTGCTATAAAAACataacatacaaaaaatatgactGCTACGGAAACActaattgttataattattatttaaaacattgttAACCAAAAGTATGGATCAACGAAAATGAATCAACAGAATTTATtgtgataatatttattttaaacattttcaataaataattgttaatgttatgaaaacaaaactcctattattttattaaattcgaatGATAGATATACGATATCAacgcttaatttttattattttgtttttaatggaattttgtTAAGATCAAAGCTTTTGACCGATATTTTATGCACCTTCgaatatcattttgtaaaCATCGATGAACATCGACATCAAAGTTTCGACACAAATTTCCATCACTATTCTCTAGGTTCTAAGGCGCCATTTTGACAAACGTCAAAATTGTTGCGTGAAATTGTGGGCAATTTTTTAACCGCTAGCCAACCGGCAACCGGCTGGGCAAGCTAATTAGCGACACATTAGCCAAATCTGGGCGCAGCCGTGCGTCAAGCAGTTCTACAAAGTGcaaagctaaataaatttatattagagGTAGCAGTAGAATCGTGTAAGCTGTGGTCGTTTCACTTTCAGTTTGCTCCAATTAAACGCATGTATGGTTGGCATGTATACAAAGGTAttagtgtgtatgtgtataagagTGTATATAAgagtgtatatgtgtatgtgtggacGGTATGCATTTCACTTTCCACACGATGGGTTTCGCTTTCGGGCTCGCTGCGTGCAAGCAACGACAGGTACAGAGACAAGTTTTCCCTGTGTGTAAAGGGCAACAAGAACTTGCATAACTTGGCTCAATTGTAAATCTGATTTCACGTGCGACGTGAGCACAAACGAAACTTTTTGCATTGAAAGTTTACTGACCGGAAATGGCATGCAATTTTATCAATGGCGaagcttctgcttcttccCCCTTTTTGCTAATGTTGTAATTGGAATCcccattgctgttgttgtttttagcagttgaaaagttttttatttttatttcttttatttttatgtgtgcTGAGAATGCCAGGCACTTTTGCAGCCAATGTCTGCGagtaattaaagtttaaatctAGGGAAAAGTTTTTAACTCACGTAAATTGCATAAGAATAAAAACGGGAGGCGTACACTTTGGGGGCGTGACACTGTTGCAGCCATGACAGATGTTGCCAGTGTCATAATTATGCCCAAATTACAAGCATTTTACCAAGAGGCAACTACAGCTTGCTGCAAGCACAGGGAACAACTTCCTTGCCGCAGAAATGggcattttgcaattaaaaactttctgcaatttgtgcaaaaagaaaccaaaatgCCAGTAGTGAGTGAGAGCAAGACAGCGAGATAGTAAGAGAAAAACTGTAACAAGAAGAAGCAAGTAAAACAATGTTGTAAGGGAAGCAGCGCACTGCACTCATTTTGGGCGGGCTACATTCAAAATGAATGCTCTTTCAGCAGCCCCTGTAACTATATTATTGCAGTATTTCCAGGAAATGCAATAATTAATGTTGAAATAAttgcacattttaattaatccacagcttaaaatatgtaaattgctAGACTAACAAGCAAAAACTTTACAattgtaaatgaaataataaataattatttaattagacCATGTCTGGTGTGCATTCAATTTAgacttttcaaatttcaggcaaaattgtattttttattttcctagGAGTCAATTTAAACTAAACTCATAAGTTTACCTACCAATTTGAGTGTCACTAGTTATTACAGATCTATagatgcaaatgcaaatgtctGTTTTACAATGATAAAAAGACTTTTGATctacattatatttaatatgatattaagaagaccttttatttgttatttagattatttacatttaagtttgaaactatatacaaataaaatcaaatacaatcTAAGATTAAATATCCATCATCATATTGTAGTTACAAGTTTGATTGGAACCAAAAAGCGTTAGCATCCTTTTGACTGTAGCGTATACAAATAATAGACCGCAAAGTGGCCAAAGTGCTCTTGAGTAATTAAAAGACCGCAGATAATGTCTTCaaattagaaaagaaaaaacattttaaattgtacttaACTACAAAATAATGCTTTCTAAGTAATCgttttttaaactgaaaaaGACTTGGCAGCATGgtcccaaaaattaaattaatggtaAACGGCATAAAGATAGTTAATAATTTCCGCACTAATTAAGACGATTCAATATCAAGTGTACAGACCAAGAGCGTGCCAAGGTTTACCACATTGCACTTGCTCTTGGCTCTGTGGCTGTGGTTTTTATTGTAGTGGCTTTCACTTGAAACGATAGATAATAAATTGACTACACAGTCAGGCAGTCAAGCATGTAGCAATGTCTATTCCCTCCCCTTCTCATTTCCTCCCCTTTCCCCCAGCACGTTGCATgcgttgttgcagttgcagctgtttTGCTAGTGTATAGGAAAAACCTCTTCTCTCACCTCTACTTGCAAGTAATTTTCATTTAGCATTGCCCTAACACGCAtccattttccaattttcaaaatggttTTACCGGCTAATCGCAGCGGGCCAATGCTGTTTATTTAATGGTCACCTTCCAGCACTGGTCAGTCCATAAAAATGCAaaggaaaaattgaaaaaacacaaaaggaACAATAAGCCACCAGGGATGGACATTTGTTGAATCCGTTCATGAATCAACAGCTTAATAAACGGAAGAGATAAGAGGTGCagaatttctatatattataaagaaaaaatatataataatatatatacaaatatataatatataactaAAAAAGTATATGATTAACATTTAGTGAACTATGAgcgtaataaaaaattatacttatttattatgccTAAGGAACCAGTGATATCACGGACAGAATTTATAACCTAGTACTTTTCAATTGATGTTGTAAAgggttttttaaaaaataaatcaaacatttagaaaatgttaaataagtaCAAGCCAAGAGCGTATTTTCAGCAATACTCTAATCGGCGAGGATATGACCTGTTTGGGGTTTGggtcttaaaaaaaactttgaaatatagaaaagaaaaaaactactACTAAGtaacattaattattataattctggttccttttttatataaattcatcGAATACattgttattaataaatgtcagtatcaaatttaaaataaattacatatattttatataatataattggtATAGAAAATCAGCAGACCTGATCAAGGCATTTGCTGCAAGGTATCATTATCTATCTCCAGCCAGAAATATTGGACAGTCAGCAATTTCTTTAGCTGCCCCGCCTCGAATGTTAAAGACACTCGACGCAAGCTtgaaactcaataaaaaatacaaaaataaagaaattgccAATGCGCAAAAAATGTGAATTAACTGGATTGCATTCAACGAGGCGTTAAATCCTTTCAAGCACAATTCAGAGTCGCAGACAGAGACAACTTGGCGTTTCAACTTTGACATGTTTTTTGTGGTTTACTTGTGGAGCCGCAGAGGGTAGAATGGGGGGCATGAGACGCAGTTACAATGCTTAAGCCCTTTCCAAAAACCCCAACCCATTTGCTTTCCACAATTAGCCGCAATTTGCTACTCgcagctgcttttgctgctgttttatTGTCGGTATCTGCTTTTCTGTTTCTCTGTGGATCTGTCAGACGATTCAAAGATGGCGAAACCGGCGCCAAAATATGACCTCATTTTTGCCAacaacgacacacacacactcacacacacacacacacgcacgcactcAAACAACATAAAGTCAGCCATTACGCATACGCTCTGTGGGCAAGTCTGaggcaaagaaaaatattacaacCAAGCagaaaagcaataacaaaatgcaACGAGCAGCGAGCTTAAAACACGTAAAACTTGTACTTGTTTTACAGCCTGCAAACGCAATGACATTTCGAGTGGTTAAACGAGGGTGCGGAATAAATATGGGAGTATGAGCATATTGCAAATTCCCCTTTGGCGTTGGCGTGCTGGAAAtccaaatgaaaagaaaacaaaatatatatatatatatataaaaaaaaagaaaaaccccTTTGCGTGTaagcacaaaagaaaaaccagAAATGTCCATTAATTCATTGTACTGCACTTACATGAAGGTGGAAATTGCGATTAACCTATTAAATAGCGCACCCAAAGTGGATTAAGTTGCCCTAGACTATAGAGAGATACTTATggaatttccattttcatttaatttccataACAACTGTTTTTTAAGCAATCAAAGTTAATTATTGTCCCCATTGTAGTTGCTATTTTTGTTGGCCAGCAGCGGATATACACAGGACCTTCTACtaattgaacattttaaaaggATTATAAATTTACGTAGTGTCCTTTCAGTTTGCACAACTTTTGATTGAGATAATAACtcgaatatataaatagtatattttataattggattattttgtatatatgtttcTATGTATGAAATAAGTACCTGCACTGTGGTAATGGCTACCACAGTCAACAACACTTGTCTGTTTTTTACTtcactaattaaaataaatttttaaatttataaatgattgAACTCATATTTCAACAttaataagtaacgggtataaaaattttaaataatttttattatttgtactaTCTCATTAGCAttagaaagtttttcaatgttttaaaatgAGCTAGTGGTTGGAAAAATTGTCAGAGtggaaacaaaaatatttagcagACAGTAaaggtatattttatttaatgttttaatgtaaaatattttaaaaatttaagacatattttataaacgatataaaaatgtataagaaaAACAAGTTTCGAATTAAAAACAGTGCTTTCAAATCCTGAAACCAATTATGAGCTCTAATTATTGATTGAGAAATGCCCTAAAGTACTATAGTtgaatgtatttaattatataaacaggttgcttatcataattattattctaaGAATTCTTTGTTCTCCATTTAAGCCATTCTAATCATCTTTTCCATTGTATCGCATTCAATTCGAGGAAaatcatttgcaattttatataacaaGTTGGTTAATGGGGTTAACTTGAGTCCTGTCAGGTGCATGGGTCGCATTGTAAAATGCATTCACTGGGCGCGGTTTCGTTAGCAACGAGGTCAAAGTCAGGGCGCActgccaagtggcaagtgtTGGGCGGAGGGAGTCAGGGAAGAGGGGAATTACGACAATCCTGCAAAGCGACGCTGACGCAATAAACCATAATAAAAGGCCGCATTGTGCTCAGGGCTCAAGGACAATGGCGAATGACAGCAACTAGAAAGTTGAGAGGACAATTTGGCGACTTTTTTTGATGGGCGTTACACTgcagggggcgtggcagcttTAACAATGCAGTTAGCTTCAAAAGCTAGCCAAATTGTTGGCTGTGACAGGAAGAAGTGGAACTTGCAATCAACGGATATTGATTGGAGTAGTTGCTGAAACTCCCTCTTCTTCACATCTCTTCCTCTATTGCCTGGCAATTCAAATTGGTTTATTAATCATTTTGGGCGCAAAGACTTTTTGGGAAGCTCTTGACGCAGTCGATGGAAGGACatgcgacgcgacgcgacggcTGTGCTAACTTTGTTTGCACACTtttgatgaaattttattacacAGCTCATTAGGACTAATGATGCTTGTTGGCCGCCCTGCTGTCAGCTCAAAGTTACaggccaaaagcaacagcaacaagagcaacaacaagttaataaatatataaaaaaaaaaaataaagcgtTGCGCAAACTTGAGCCTTGAATGCAAAGTACTAGGCGATAATGAAGCAACTGCCATGGCCAGCATCAATCTCCATCCACTCACATGTGAACATGTCTGTATGTCtatgattgtgtgtgtgtgtgtgtgtgtgtgtctggctGGCGTGTTAGCCTGgcacttaattatatttgtactcGCATGGACTCCAGACAACGACGCCAGATGAGGCCAACAAGCAAAATGAACGTGAAATCCACTGATTGACTCCATGCAGTGCAGAAGAAGAAACGCAGGATACAactagagatagagagagtgagggGAGCAGGGTACGTATATTCTAAGAGCCTGAAGGATTCGAGCGAAGTGAGAACTAAGTGTTGCGAGGTGTTCAAGTTGCAAGTTCTTAATGCGCATTTTGTTACTGCACTTCTTGAGTTGACAGCAGTAGAAATCTAAATTGAATTTGGCGATAGCCAACGCAGCAATACACTAGGggaaaagtaataaaataaattaaataataataattaaattgtattttaaaatgtattccaAAATATCAAGTCCTTTTCTgaacatatttttctttaatctgtatgctttattttgctttcaaaaagtgtttaattttaaaactacagccttattttaaaaataaagtctaTTCAgtaaatttttgcttaaatttgacCTTTTTTCACAGTTTATTAGTAGTagttgattttatataaatatattttggagTCTTAGCTTATTTTAATAGAGATGTTCATTGCTTACTCGACGTCTGATTTTATAGTCGATGACACAATcacaatttaaacaatttcctatttcagtttaatacacaaaaaaaaaatcattcaagtttaaaattcttaattttcgCATGtacttaattaatatattattttgtaattaaacaaTATGCACAAAGAAAGGCAAGGgctcaacattaaaaaagcCGAAGAAgcttaatgtatttttaaacaaacaaactaactAAACAAAGCCccaaattgcaaatataacTGAAAAAATCTTGCTTGAATAACGTATATTGAATAAtgtatattgtttaaaaaaatgggATTGATTTTATCCCATTCTTGAATTGGATTAATAAATACTGCTTCAGATTTGTAAATCTAAtctttttaaacttaaacagAACTCctcagtttttaaaatttttctatatttactGACACTCTTTAAATTGGCAACTGGTTTTTTCTCATAGCTGATGTACTTGAAATCGTTGCCTAGCCAAAAGGCGTCATTCCCTTTGTTAGCCTGTTGAAGCGAATGTTGAATGAATGCGAAGGAGGACACTTTAGTTGTtggatttgtttatttgttattttgctgCCTTGCAGcaataaatgtatttgaatgtgtgtgtctgtgctcGTATCTAAaggtgtatatatgtacatacaagcCGTATAATGGTGcatacttatgtacatacacgGGACACGGGACAAACAAGCCAAATGACACGTTTCCATAAATCCCCAGCGTTTTATTGCCGAGTGTTCGGCTTAAGGCTCCAAATGTacattatatgtatgtgcgtgtgtgtgtttttatgtGGGTGTGCGTCCTGTCACATTTGTGTGATTTGTTTTGCCGGGACAAACACATGACGTCGCGTCAAATGCCAAACGGCATCTAAAGGCAAACAGGAAAtataaaatgccaaacaacaatttactttGTTAATTTACGcaatcaat includes the following:
- the LOC117780596 gene encoding zinc finger protein 2-like isoform X1 is translated as MDENKSFKCNVPGCEKAFWFKSALTRHLKRHKEKEDPDAPAVTFGCSDCPKQFAKIESLRRHYRTTHGNVYVYPCEYEGCNQMFQRRDNLTRHAASHSENKNNCDVCGKSFARKDALTRHKRIHTRKVQSSKNTKNGRTSTQDNLNTTSDEAWTLKCDEMIFQIDVKKDSKEKTSI
- the LOC117780596 gene encoding zinc finger protein 2-like isoform X2, translating into MDENKSFKCNVPGCEKAFWFKSALTRHLKRHKEKEDPDAPAVTFGCSDCPKQFAKIESLRRHYRTTHGNVYVYPCEYEGCNQMFQRRDNLTRHAASHSENKNNCDVCGKSFARKDALTRHKRIHTRKVQSSKNTKNGRTSTQDNLNTTSDEAWTLKCDEMIFQIDVKKEESKV
- the LOC117779540 gene encoding tRNA-dihydrouridine(16/17) synthase [NAD(P)(+)]-like, translated to MVNDNREANDKLSGYEFYHRVLGSPRYVVAPMVDQSELAWRMLCRRYGAQLCYSPMFHANLFANDLKYRKDALQTCPEDRPLIIQFCGNDPQQILEAALAAQDYCDAVDINLGCPQAIAKRGHYGSFLQDEWELLSQIVRTLHEKLSVPVTCKIRRFEDREKTIKYAKMLEAAGCQLLTVHGRTREQKGPLTGIADWSYIKDVRQHIKIPMFANGNILGLEDVHRCLDETGVDGVMTAEGNLHNPALFKGISPPVWQMATEYLEFVDIYPCPTSYIRGHLFKLFHHIMNIRQNSGLREQLATANQLEQFHSVVAKVKSKYEAYHTGSVSYEPEEMELNMCADESGELRPWLCQPYIRASPESHRQKIAEKEREAIDPNRTKRQYFDNAGNEISRKRMKKLRRRQRRPTKTDAQIQLRHERHLEYCTQCANPLGSKCEFRLCRICCRDKCYAEDCDCPGHGILIKSRRAKAKKYEEHSRQQNINDSQVVAEKSQTIENDDDALTANIS